A window of Macrotis lagotis isolate mMagLag1 chromosome 1, bilby.v1.9.chrom.fasta, whole genome shotgun sequence genomic DNA:
tttgaattaataaatggaGGTTAATTTTCAGGCCGTTTGGGAAGGTCATATGAAAATTTAATGTGTTTGTTAATCTAGTAAACAGAGAAAATTACATCTATTTATTTTCTCCCAACCTGATAGTAGGTTGTAGAAATCTTTTCATGCTATGTAAATTTGAAGAATTCCTTTACTGTTTTGGTAATACTCCTGGCCTTTGCTGGGCTTATACATTgtggaatggggaaaggaaactgaggttattACTTTGAAAACTCAAacttccaattttattttgtaaataaattgtATTAAGTTCTTGTAGTTTATTTTGTTCTGATATATAGATcatgttgtccagtcattttcaCTCATATCAGACTCTTCATAAacctatttggaattttcatggcaaagatagtggattggtttgccactttcttctccagctcattaagTAAtatgcccaggtcacatagctagtattgTTTtgaaagccagatttgaacttaggaagatgagtcttcttgatttcagaccTGGAATTCTGTCGATTTctacacctagctgcctttaaaTTGACCATAATCAAGGCTATTTCAGTCTTGTTCTTCATTTGAACAAAGCTGATAAATATTTCTCCAATACAATTTGTATGAACTGCAGACTTTCTTGCTGcatcacctttattttttttaaagctattgattcaaaagaatcaaataaatatttggttTTCATGTTGCTCAAATATAGTCCCAGCCACACTAAATTCTATTAAGAAATAAATTCAGTTTAGCAACAGAagtggaaaaaaatacataaagcaACTCTACTTCAAAAGTTTATATACAGTATAACATTGTCTTAAatacattaatatataaaattgtttggtttatatattttattaaaatggtttctttctaaaattatcaACATTCCATTCACATCCTCTTTTTGTAAATCAAATAAGCAATCATGCACaaaatttcttccaatttttgagggtttttttggtcccttatttaaaaatcaatggttAATGAATTCAGGTTGGAACAATAGATCTGTTTTTATCTTTCAGACTTCCAGAGTATCAGGTAAAGCTTCTCTAAATACCCCAGCAGCTTTCCTTCCTAATTCTTACCTCCAGTAACAATCTGAACTATGAATCTGTTGTACATTTCCATCGTGAAAAGAGTTCCAAAATAATTTGAAGATTGGACAAGGATTTTAGTCTACTGATAACTAGACTCTTCAAAAGAACcaaatatgttttttttcatCCAAAGAGGACAAACTTCTCTTGATGAAGGCAGAGGCGGGAAACTGAGATGGAatagaaatctgggacactaatcaAAATTTGAAATTGCAAATTACTGAAGGTATAATTTTCCATAGAAAATCTAGAAGGCCTGTGAATTCCAATATAATCTTGACTCAGTTGAAGATGTTACTGAACAGGTTCTAAGTCAGATTCTACAGAGTAATGCCTTGTCCCTACCTCTccacttttttttgctttgttttatataGAGTCAAAAATTCTATGATGAATTAAGAGTTGACTGTGGGAATGGAAAATCAGACTGATGGGAGAGTAAACTTGCTAAGTACTAACCAATGAAACTATTGTCTCCATTAGAATTTTTACCCAGACCTTCATTTGAGAAGCTATACTTATACAGATTTCCAtctttagttttactttttttttcttcttaggatTCTGCCCTTGTGTTCTACTCCATAATTATTCCCAAGGACACCTCAGTAGACAGTGAAATTTGAGTGGACTGTATATGTgtgctggggcggggggggggaggggtgtcACTAGTTCTGGAAGGGGAAATTGGATCTAGTTAAAGGGAGAGTCATCATGCCATAAGtagaagagatgatttttaaacAATATAGACAAAACTATGACAAAAGTAAGAAATTTGATTTAGAGGATCCCCAACCCACCCCAGCCTCAACTTTTTTTCACTATTCCTACtgacttctcttcctcccccattAAGATGCTAACTGATAAATAGTTAGCTGCCAAGGGTTTAACCTTTGAGCtaagtgagagaaaaatcaaaccTGACAACTACTTGGGCAGCCAGCCCTCCCACCACAAAATCCCTTCTCAACTTTAGTTTCATATTGCACGCAATTACTTCTAGCTAGAAGAGCACTGAAAACTCTGCTAATGGTCTAAGACTTGGTCAGGTGCTCTCTTATGGGTAGAATCTGACTTACCACCACCCCCTCCACCTTTCCGACCCAGTTCACTTCAGTGCCCAGATACATTTTGTCCCTCCACCTTATGTTGTTGCCTAGTCCCCTTAGAACATAAGCTCCAGAAGGGCagaaattgtctttcttttttcaccGTGCTTAGCCAATGAAAGAGTTTAATAAAAGCTATCTTTCTTCCACCTCATGCTCCCAAGAAAGGGGAATACTTAATATTTACCGTCAGAAAGGCTGTCAAGCCCTGCTCTGCAGGATCATTAAAAGTCCAAGAAGGTTTCTAGAGCCACAGCTATTATGGAAAAAATAGGAGGCAGAATTCCCCAAGTAGAGGCAAAATTTCTTAAAATCCTCTTAGCGCTCCttagaaacaaatatgaaaaagacaatCCTCTTTCTATTCATTCAGTATTGAAATGTGGGTTGCTTGTGGTCTCAGAAAGAGAAAACCAGGGTGGTATTTCAAGGGATGTCCAGAACATTcagagaggcagcatggtgtgAAGAGGCAGCATGTGAAATCTGGAAGAACTAGGTTCCAGTCATGAGTGGCTATAAGTAATTCATTGAGCCCTTCtcaacctcagtttactcatctgaaatATAGGGATGAGAATATTTGCGCTATTCATGGGATTGGGGGAGTGAGTGTGTTCCAAACTGTCAAGTGCTCTGTAAATGTGAGTTTTCCCACTAAGaatccctcctctctctctttttttttttttatgtttttgcaaggcaaatggggttaagtagcttgcccaaggccacacagctaggtaattattaaatgtctgagactagatttgaactcaggtcctcctgactgcagggttggtgctttattcactgcgccacctagccacccccagaatcCCTTCTCTCTTCAAGACAACTTTCTTAATATTGTTTCAGAACATTTAATGATCATTCTTTTCTAGATAGATCCCCAAAGCAAAAAATCCTGGTAGACAGGAAATAAAGTCAAGATTGCCTTATAGGTATATTCTTGATTATTTCTTAGAAATTCCCTGAAtaaaactctatttattcctttAACAAGTCCCTGGATaagtttttagtttgtttgtttacAGAACTTTGGTTAAGTAGGAGAATAACAGGCATGTGGAATATAGAAAAACTCTTTTGCTTCATAGTTTTTTTGGACCTCTTCAGCGACCCCTTAAAACTGGGGGCCAAGCCTCCCCACAAGTGGAATAAAATCAGGAGTCAAGTTCTGTGTTTCCATGTTCTCAGAAGTAGTGAACCAACAGATAAGTGAACTCTAAGGCTATCTGAATAATCCACATCTCAGTGGACCCTGCTTGGATATTTGTATAAACCTAATAACTCAACAGGTGTCTGTACAGGTGCATAGGAAATCATGAGCAAAACCTTATTTCTTATTGGAAATAGTAAATCAGAGAAGTGATGTCAAATAGACTCTAGCATGCTCATCCCTCCCCAAGTATCCTGGAATAGAGACAGATAGGTCATGAGTTTCTTTTGCCCATTCCAGTCTTAAAGCACGATGAAATGCTTCATTGTAGATTATTCAGTTCATGTCTCCTTTGGCCCTGTGGAAATGAAGTACTCAAATGGGCATGTCCTTTGCAATGTTTGTTGTCATCTCAATAACCTCTGCCCCCTACCCCAAAGAGACTGGGGACTGAGTTCCAAGTAACCAGGAATTTCCCAAAACACTGACCACCAGGAGAGTGTGGGAGGAGGGTCCATACCGACTCAGACAGTTTGGAAGGCTCTGCTCTGGTTGGGGACCGTGCTGGGTATGGTCCCTGTTTTGGACAGGGTGGCATGATGGACTTTCTTTGGCTCCGGGCCTCTTGCTTCTGACCCCACCAAGCTGTAGGGGTGGGAGGCTGCCCCTGGCTGGGCTGCAGCCTCACTGGACAGTGTTCTCTGGCTGCGGGAGGCACTATTGGCTGTGGAGCGGGTGGAAGAGGAGCCAGAACGGGAACTCCTGGAGCCTGAGGATGAGGAGCCAGGTTTCATAAGTCGAGCTTTAGGTGCCTCAGCATCTTCTCTGCAGGtagaaataaaaggagagaaagctTGAGTCTAAGGACATAGATGCTCTTCTCAAATCaagtcaccaagcatttattaagcactgggCTTAGCACAGAGATATCAataaaagccaaaacaaaaaagaacaaattggtCCCTGTTCTCAAGGGACTAGTGGTCTAATGGGGGAGGCAACATGTAAACAACCATGGACAAACAAGATAGAAACAGCATAAACTGGAAATAAATCTCAGAGGGAAGTCATCAACATTAAAAGGGACTAGGACTTTTTGTAGAAGGTGACAATTTAGCTAGGACCCGAAGGAAGCCAGAGACAGAGGCAAGGAActagggagagaattccaggcatttGCTCAATCAGAGGTGGAATGTTCTGTCTAAGAAAGAACAGGAggctggggcagttaggtgatacagcagatagagcactgcactggaatcaggaggacctgagttcaaatccgacctcagacaataattgcctagctgtatgaccttggggcaagtcacttaaccccaagtcacttaaccccattgccttaaataaattaaaagagagagagagagagagagagagcaagcagGAGACCACTGTCATTGGGCCTGCCTTGAGAtatagagaagggagaaaaaggccAGAAAGATAATGGGTCAGGTTAGGAAGATTCTTCCAAAGTGTTTTCACCTCTGTTATCCCATTTAGGCCTAACAGCACACAGGCAGgatatcatcattttatagatgaagagaccgTGGCTCAGACAGGGTTTCACTTGCCCATAGTTACCCAGCTTGCTCTTGGCAGAATTGAAGTTAGGACCTAGAGGTGATTTCTTGTCCAGTGTTCTTTCAGACATCATGTTCACTGTTTCTTTGTATTACAATATCATTCTACCAAAAGAATTACATGTTTTCTTACTGTCTTAGGAATGACTCAGCAAAGAAAGCACTTCAATAAGCATTGTGTCTCTGGGCTAGACTACCCAACTAAAAGAATACTTAATTTGAGGAATCTCTATGATATGGCTAAGAGGAATTTAAGAGGAAATTGGGAATGTTTACTGTCATATTGTTGGCCATCGCAGAGCTAGATCTAGAATTCAATTGAACCAAATTCAACAGTATTGGTTAAACAATACACTAGTTGGTGCTGGTAATAAAAAccaggagtttatattcttttgggTTGGGTACAGATAGAATATAActtaaacaaagaaataaagttatcacAGAAGTAGCAACTGAGCCTTAGCTCAATGAAAACTCTCAGAAGAGAGAGTAATTCAGGTATGGAGGATGGCTTGTTGGTTCATGGTGGTACATGAAAGAGTGCTGCTTGGGGAGAGCTAGTAAACCAATTTGGCTAGAATGCAGAATATGTGAGAGGAGGTTTTACAAGGGAGATGGAAGCTGGATTGTTGAAGTTGAGCAGCTGAGTGCCAGGGTCAGCTGTGTGTCTTAGGAAGCTTATTTTGCACCTATGTGAAGGATGGATCAGAGTGAAGAAAGTCTAGAAGCAGTGACATCAGTTAGCAGGGTCCAGATGAGAGGATCTTAACCAGGTTTGTGGCAAAGGGAATACTGAGAACAGAACATTTTTGAGAGATGTTAGAAAAGGAGAATCAACTAAATTTAGGGCAACTGATTGCATGTGGGCATTAAGGCAATGGAAAAAGGCAAAGATAACTCAGAAGTAATAAACCTAGgcctttctttttcctatttttttaaagaaaaaaaagtcaaaaaatccagaaaaggtttggggatttttttttacctgattTCATTGGGTCTCTCTTCTTCTTCATATCTATGCTTGTCTTTTCTTCGGATGAGCAACCATATCAAGAGGAAAATCAGCAGGGCTCCAGCCACCATACCCGTCACTGCACCCGCAATCATGCCAATGCTTTGTACATCTGTTTCCTCAAAAAGCAGAATCAGAACTGGACATGAGCTGAGAAAATTAGATTCTGAGAAAACACCACCCTCAGACTGGGTTATTGAATGCTTCTCTTCTGAGTATAAAATAACCACTACCATCCTTTTCTGGAATGGGGTCTgtatcattttctatattttttttgcagTCAGGATCATTAAAAACTGAGTTTTGGAGCGACTCCTATGGATTGGCAAATTGATTACCTCTTGcttatccccttttcctttcttattcttacttctctttccttcctcctataataaaaatgaataaaaacagagTCCTTGGCTTAGACTCATGGTAGGATTTAGCAGCAGGAACTAAGAAATAGAATTCAGGTTGGGCTAGGAGCCCACTCTCTTCCTCAACTTACACTCAAAGCCTCTAAATTTCTACTTCTAGCCTAACAAGAatgatgaaaataacaataaatagtaATGATGATTCATGTTTGTGGAAAATGGGTGAAGCACATTGACTTCATTTTATGACAATTCTAGAGCTACCCCAGTTCCCTTTTATTCAATTATGGGTCTAGTTCAAATTATATCTTGTGAGAAAATTCAATTGTGGGAATTGGgagaaaactttattttattgttttaacctaACCCTGCTGTGACTGGGAAATTGGACCACCACTCCGTACTGTTTAGCAATCCTTAAATAAGGATTTAGGGTATACTGACCAGAAACTTAGATTCAAAGACTGATGCAAAATGTTTTCTTACAATTTTACATCTCAAACTTCTCATGTCTTACCTGAAAACTGGCCCCATACAGATCAATTagttattgtttccatgttttctttGATTACTTACAGACATTTGAGATGAGCAAGACAACtcctttcctgatttcaggtaATTACACACCTGTTCACTCTCCTCCTCCCAAGGAAATTCCCTAATCTTTCCTCCATTTAGAAATCAGATTACTTAAtgttatattgtttcattttaatgttagtctgatttgattgtttttaatgtattaaaaaaactaTCTCCTCTTACTCAGGTCTGGATCCTGTTTGTTGGGCAATTACCATatattgcttaataaatcaatatatttggaagagcaaaactttgtttcaattatttcatctttcaccTGCCATAGGGGTAGAAAAGTTGagatttattattcccattttatagatgtgaaaaagGAGGCTTAGCAAGGCCAAGGCAgactacatttatttatttatttatttatttatttatttatttatttatttattttaaagttttcaaggcaatggggttaagtggcttgcccaaggccacacagctaggtaattattaagtgtctgaggtcggatttgaacccaggttctcctgactccaaggccggtgctctattcactgggccacctagccgcccccagattacatttattaaatagtttatatttagaGGCTTCCTGAACCAAAAATTTCTCCCTCCATCTGAAATGCATGGAGCTTCTATTAAGTGAATCAGTTTCTCATATGTTCTCAAAGAGTTTTATCTGAAGGCTCATCTATAGTAATTAGAAACCCTTTGTCCATGGGTTCATCATATATCCTGTGATATCCTCTTTATGAGGCCCACACTGAAAGACCTTCAAATCATGAGACTAGCAAACTATTTACTACACTAAGTAGATCCTGGCATCCTTCATAGCTAGAATACAAACTTCCCTCTTTGAAACTCTAAaactggggtggagccaagatggcaacaagagcggatcgtgtcttaggtgctctctcataaaacttctaaactaaggactctaactaaatttccgagagacagaacccacagaggggcccagtgaggcagttttcctactcaaggtaacctggaaaagagcagaaaggctctgctccctggggttggaggggcggccagccagaggggtggcccaccagagtgaaagaacttcagcctcccgggggcagccccagggtgctgggagtcacaactcacagcagcaggggagtttcctgacctacaccctggggagaattgggcacaaatagtgggaattgggggggggggcctctactagagtgagcacgtgaagcccagcccttagggcacacagcaagtagtgtggccaaggcagtccagatccaggaaactgaagcagatggaGCTGGTCAGCAGGAGCCCCctgggcatgagcccattgaacctagggaggggagtgaagagagactgcagagctctgtcctctgccccagaacaggatgctggggctctgaccacattcagatcctgatcgcagtctaggccctcccatagaacagcagccccccccccccctcagccccatggcagaggccagtgcttatggtcattcacagaccaggagggaggacagagcttcacacactgagatgcttgtgggagtgtcccaaaagctcaggaagcacccccaaaacaggctaaggctgggaacacgagcaagcagagaaacaagaggaacaccactgagaaatattttgcagcgtagctaggtggcgtagtggataaagcaccagccttggagtcaggagtacctgggttcaaatccggtttcagacacttactaattacctagctgtgtggccttgggcaagccacttaaccccatttgccttgcaaaaacctaaaaaataaaagagaaatattttgcctgtgagctcaagaaggatcaaaatactcagtctgaagatgaggaagcacaagctcctgcatctaaagactccaagaaaaaacagaaattgggctcaggctatgacagagctcaaaaaagactttgaaaatcaaatgaggaagttagaagaaaaactgggaaaagaaatgagagagatgcaggaaaaacatgaaaatgaagtcagcagcttagtcaaggaaatccaaaagaatgctgaagaaaatagcatgctaaaaaccagcttaggtcaaatggataaaacagttcaaaaagttattgaggaaaagaatgctttaaaaagcagaattggccaaatggaaaaagagataagaaagctctctgaggaaaacaaatccttcagacaaagaacagaactcagggagattgacgaatttacaagaaatcaggactcaatacttcaaaaccaaaagaatgaaaaattagaagaaaatgtgaaacattggggtggctaggtggtgtagtggataaagcaccggccctggagtcaggagtacctgggttcaaatctggtctcagacacttaataattacctagctgtgtggccttgggcaagccacttaaccccatttgccttgcaaaaacctaaaaaaaaaaagtgaaacatctcattgaaaaaacaactgataaggaaaacatatttaggaaagataattttaaaattattggaatacctgaaagtcatgatcaggaaagagccttgacatcattttcaaagaattactacagaaaaattgccctgatgttctagaagcagagggcaaaatagaaatggagagaatccacagatcccccagagaaagagatccaaaaaaaccaacccccaggaatattatagccaagttccagaactctcaagtcaaagagaaaatattacaagcagccagaaggacacaattcaaatatcgtggagctgcaatcaggatctcacaggacttagcaactacattaaaagctcatagagcttggaatataatatactggaaggcaaaagagctttgaatgcaaccgagaatcaactacccagcaaaactgaacgtcctcttccagggaaaaagatggactttcaatgaaccaggggaatttcaaatgttcctgttggaatggccagagctgaacagaaggtttgatcttcagatacaggactcaggtgaagcatggagattggaggagagggggaaaatatgaggaacttaatgatgatgaactgcatgtattcctgtatagaaaaatgacactgataatactcatatgaaacttctcaattaacagagcaggtagaaggagcttttatagttgaagcacaggagaaagctgaatttgaagataaaatatggtgtaaaaatggagtcaatagaaaaaagggaaatgtaatgggagaaagaaaaaggagaggggggaataggccaagatatttcatatagtaagttttttctttattacaatgagctattgcaatgatatggaaggggggaaggcaagggggaatgagggaatcttcgctctcatcagaggtggctaggagagggaACAGCAtgtatactcagtggggtataggcatctggaataagaaggaggggggagcagggggaaggggtgggtatgtgaatgaaggagaagaggatggaccatggggggagagtggtcagatataacacattttcctttttacttcttgcaaggggctgggattggatggcctgtctgggaccatggggccaggtggatgctgggcctaagggggtggtatgggggctcagggcttcttggccccagggccagggatctgtctgctgcgccactcagctaccctacagcagagtcagagtgaaaggagagagaaaatatagtacatggtagtgaagaaataagaaaggagggagttacaatcagcaatggcaatcatggaaaaatatggaagtaacttttgtgatggacttatcataaagaatgtgatccacccgtgacagagttgttagtgttggaacacagactgaagcacgttttattattatttttattattattattattttgggggggtgcagggcaaatggggctgggtggcctgcttggggccgcatagcagggtgatcgttgggtgtctgaagccagattcggacccaggtgctcctggctcaagggccagtgctctgtctgccacccagccacccctactattattactattttattttatttttatttttctggtttatACAGgacagtggggttcgggtggcttgcatgtcacacagcagggtgattgttgggtgtacggggctggatatgggcttgggtactcctggctccagggctgatactccatctactgcgccacctggccatacctacaattattactattattttttttattttaattttaatttttttctctcccctttactttatcgttcAAGTGAGTCtgtatttttgggggagggggtattttgtttactcttaaacaagaatattttattaatgtattaaaaaatcatacaaaatgagaataaataaatattaaataaaaaatgaaactttaaaactGACAAATTGATTAGGGCAAATTATTAaaaagccatatatatatatatataatatattatatattatatatatacatactttcttctatttctccttcctccccctctttctGCCCTCTCCCCCAGCAATAAGAAGTCtttgtaaagaaataaaaataaaaatctcttttattCTTGTCTTAAATGAGTTGTGGTACAGGCCaacccaaaagaagaaaaaattttaattttctttggctCCCTGTGGCTCTCCTGGGAAATAAATGGTTGACAGCCTACTAAATTTGTTTGATGAACTGGTAAATTCTTCACTCTTGTTTACAAATTATTCCCAAACTCAGGTAGAATAAATCTTCCCAAGTCACCTGGGAAATTATGAAGTCTATCTAGGAAACAGAACATTGAATAAACCTCCTTACTACTCAGACTTTCTGTCCCTGAAGCCTAGGACTTGCTGCTGGGAGGAGATTAAAGAGCAAGACTTCCTCCTTCCGCAGCTGTCTTCCCATACTTACTGCACTGCTTCCTCTGCCCTCCCATACTCACACTGCACAGTCACTCGAACCACACAGCTTTCCTTCCCCGCCTCATTGCTTGCTGTGCACTGATATAGTCCAGAGGAAGATAGAGTGAGATTCTGCAGCAAAACACGTCCAGGATTTTCATAGTCTTaacacaaaacagaaaaacagattGTAAGTTCTTCCTAGGCATGTTCGTAGCTGACTAATTTGCACCTTGAACATTGTGggcatattaataataattataggttGACTGAATGACCAATAAAATTCACTATTAACCAATGGGGAGAAATTGGgaggtcatttttattttagatatcttcctaaaaaataatttgaatttacaGAGAATGTTATTGTTTGCAAGATTAGTTTCTCATAACAACCTAAGAATGTAGTACCAGGATTACTATAGCCATTTCAATATTTCTATCATAAGGCAACTAGGTGGGTGAATGTGGAAATGTTGGATTTGG
This region includes:
- the CLMP gene encoding CXADR-like membrane protein, which translates into the protein MSLLPILLLVSCYVGTWGSHMEIKKVAEEKVTLPCHHQLGLPERDTLDIEWLLTEPDGNQKVVITYSSHQVYDNLTEEQKGRVAFASNFLAGDASLQIEPLKPSDEGQYTCKVKNSGRYQWNRVNLKVLVKPSKPKCELEGVLTEGGDLTLQCESSSGTKPIVYHWQRIKEKEGEDEHLPPKSRVDYENPGRVLLQNLTLSSSGLYQCTASNEAGKESCVVRVTVQYVQSIGMIAGAVTGMVAGALLIFLLIWLLIRRKDKHRYEEEERPNEIREDAEAPKARLMKPGSSSSGSRSSRSGSSSTRSTANSASRSQRTLSSEAAAQPGAASHPYSLVGSEARGPEPKKVHHATLSKTGTIPSTVPNQSRAFQTV